Proteins from one Sabethes cyaneus chromosome 2, idSabCyanKW18_F2, whole genome shotgun sequence genomic window:
- the LOC128734926 gene encoding phenoloxidase-activating factor 2-like yields MEQCLRFAGIVLLLSGGQHFIQSVYSQCDGECVPIGKCKNNNFGGTDIFNIRLGGDESAESDCNHYLEVCCDKDKVVSEIVEPPASPGIGGTLERGPTEFNDCGNRNVDGVGFRVQSNDGESQFGEFPWVVALFSQQHDDADDMNYFCGGSLIEPNVVLTAAHCVKDRLGEKLVVRAGEWDMRTTYETLPYQERNVTQAIIHENYDAKFLFNDIALLILEMPFEADENVQLICLPPSGMVFDDEQCIATGWGKEKINSPSNQVILKKVKLPMVSNEDCQAALRTTRLGKRFRLHGSFICAGGEEGIDTCTGDGGSPLMCPMLNQVKRYYQAGIVAWGMGCGQSNIPGVYARTTLYVDWIEDILSEI; encoded by the exons ATGGAACAGTGTTTGCGATTTGCCGGGATTGTTTTGCTTTTATCAGGAGGTCAACATTTCATCCAATCAGTTTACAGCCAG TGCGACGGAGAGTGCGTACCAATAGGAAAATGCAAGAATAATAATTTTGGTGGAACAGacattttcaatatacg acttgGTGGCGATGAAAGTGCGGAATCTGATTGTAACCACTACTTAGAGGTGTGCTGCGACAAAGACAAAGTTGTTAGTGAGATCGTAGAACCTCCAGCAAGCCCTGGTATCGGTGGCACTCTCGAACGTGGTCCAACAGAATTCAATGACTGTGGAAACCGCAATGTGGATGGAGTCGGCTTCCGTGTACAATCAAATGACGGGGAATCACAGTTCGGTGAATTTCCGTGGGTAGTGGCGTTGTTTTCCCAGCAACATGACGATGCCGATGATATGAACTATTTTTGTGGTGGCTCTTTGATCGAACCGAATGTAGTCTTAACTGCTGCCCATTGCGTAAAGGATCGACTGGGCGAAAAACTCGTCGTTCGTGCTGGAGAGTGGGATATGAGAACCACCTATGAGACTTTGCCTTATCAG GAACGCAATGTGACCCAAGCTATCATTCACGAAAATTACGACGCCAAGTTCCTGTTTAATGACATAGCGCTACTGATTTTGGAAATGCCTTTCGAAGCCGATGAAAATGTGCAGTTGATTTGTTTGCCACCGTCGGGAATGGTTTTCGATGATGAACAATGCATTGCCACTGGCTGGGGTAAGGAAAAAATCAACTCACCGAGCAACCAAGTGATACTGAAGAAGGTCAAACTGCCGATGGTTTCCAATGAAGACTGTCAGGCTGCACTGAGAACGACTCGACTTGGAAAACGTTTTCGTCTGCATGGTTCTTTTATCTGTGCAGGTGGTGAAGAGGGAATTGACACCTGCACGGGCGATGGCGGTTCACCGTTGATGTGTCCGATGCTCAATCAAGTAAAACGATATTATCAGGCGGGTATTGTTGCGTGGGGAATGGGTTGTGGGCAAAGCAACATTCCCGGAGTTTACGCAAGAACTACTCTTTATGTAGACTGGATAGAAGATATACTGTCGGAGATTTAA